A section of the Telopea speciosissima isolate NSW1024214 ecotype Mountain lineage chromosome 3, Tspe_v1, whole genome shotgun sequence genome encodes:
- the LOC122655779 gene encoding pentatricopeptide repeat-containing protein At5g56310, producing the protein MIRSVSRRLSSSAFQEKLYEYKPIDTNVGSLLDRCSNFKHIIQTHGFMIPRGLDQDNLLLSKFISTCSILGFIDYGYSVFSLKTQPDIYLYNTMIRVLSKTDFAEESILLYNRIQIMGFRPDTYSFPSTLKAVVHLSAFGVGKQIHGHAIRTGLDSDVHVATALIQMYSACGVISDARSLFDGMDYRDVASWNAMVAGYAKVGDADSAHELFERMPERNVISWTAVIAGYAQVNRPSEAIEIFRRMQLEDVEPDEIAMLAALSACAHLGALELGEWIHNYIDKLGLHRIVPLNNALIDMYAKSGNIGKATEVFENMKNRSVITWTTMVASLALHGLGREALQVFSRMEKARVKPNEVTFIAILSACSHVGLVDVGLWYFNNMRSHYQITPKIEHYGCMVDLLGRAGYLQEAKELVRDMPFEANGAIWGSLLAASRIHGDLELGESALRHLIELEPNNSGNYTLLSNIYAALGRWNEVGMVRKDMRDKGVKKIPGGSSIEMNNKVHDFVAGDKSHPQSARIYEVLYQINWQLKMAGYVPKECVEAC; encoded by the coding sequence ATGATACGATCCGTCTCTCGGAGGTTATCTTCGTCTGCCTTCCAAGAGAAACTCTATGAATATAAACCCATTGACACAAACGTTGGTTCCTTGCTAGATCGCTGCTCCAACTTCAAACACATTATTCAAACACATGGGTTCATGATTCCTAGAGGTCTCGACCAGGACAATCTTCTCCTTAGTAAATTTATCTCCACATGCTCGATTTTGGGATTTATAGATTATGGGTATTCGGTGTTCAGTCTCAAAACCCAACCAGATATTTATCTTTACAACACCATGATCAGGGTTCTCTCTAAAACAGATTTTGCAGAAGAGTCTATTCTTTTGTATAATAGGATTCAAATTATGGGTTTTCGACCGGATACCTACTCTTTTCCTTCTACATTGAAGGCTGTAGTTCATTTGTCTGCGTTTGGAGTGGGTAAACAGATTCATGGCCACGCAATCCGAACTGGTTTGGATTCTGATGTTCATGTGGCCACCGCTCTGATTCAGATGTATTCGGCTTGTGGGGTTATTTCGGACGCCCGGAGTTTATTCGATGGGATGGATTACAGGGACGTGGCTTCTTGGAATGCAATGGTTGCTGGCTATGCGAAGGTTGGAGATGCTGACAGTGCCCACGAGCTGTTTGAGAGGATGCCAGAGAGAAATGTGATCTCATGGACTGCTGTAATTGCGGGTTATGCTCAGGTTAACAGGCCTAGTGAGGCAATAGAAATCTTTCGAAGAATGCAGCTTGAGGATGTGGAACCTGATGAAATTGCAATGCTGGCTGCCCTTTCGGCTTGTGCCCATCTGGGTGCTCTTGAGTTAGGAGAATGGATACATAACTACATAGATAAGCTTGGTTTACATAGGATTGTTCCCCTTAACAATGCCCTCATAGACATGTATGCTAAATCAGGAAATATAGGGAAGGCAACGGAAGTTTTTGAAAATATGAAGAATAGGAGTGTTATAACTTGGACGACAATGGTTGCCAGCCTAGCTCTACATGGGCTTGGCAGAGAAGCCCTCCAAGTGTTCTCTCGCATGGAGAAAGCGAGGGTAAAGCCAAATGAGGTTACTTTTATTGCTATCCTTTCAGCTTGTAGTCATGTTGGATTGGTTGATGTAGGTCTATGGTATTTCAACAATATGAGGTCACATTATCAGATAACGCCGAAAATTGAGCATTATGGCTGTATGGTCGATCTTCTTGGGCGTGCTGGTTATCTCCAAGAGGCGAAGGAACTGGTCAGAGATATGCCATTTGAAGCAAATGGAGCTATTTGGGGATCTCTTCTTGCAGCTtctagaatccatggggatcTTGAGCTTGGAGAGAGTGCTTTGAGGCATCTCATTGAGTTGGAGCCCAATAACAGTGGAAACTACACACTTCTATCTAATATATATGCAGCACTTGGGAGGTGGAATGAAGTTGGGATGGTGAGGAAGGATATGCGAGATAAGGGTGTGAAGAAGATACCAGGAGGAAGTTCCATTGAGATGAATAACAAAGTTCATGACTTTGTTGCAGGGGACAAATCTCATCCTCAGTCTGCAAGAATATATGAAGTTCTCTATCAGATCAACTGGCAATTAAAGATGGCGGGATACGTCCCAAAGGAATGTGTGGAAGCCTGTTGA